From the Skermanella rosea genome, one window contains:
- a CDS encoding CBS domain-containing protein: protein MQASDIMTRQVITIDADSTVAEAAKRMLDHHISGMPVVDGEGRVVGIISEGDLLRRSEINTAHDASGRRKSWWLGFFAGPFAQQPEELADAYAKEHSRAVRDVMTRNVACVNDAASLEEVVSTMESRRIKRVPVVSDHRIVGIISRANVMRVLTSTAPAIPMPTTDDRRLRESVIETFRAQSWAPEFGENVVVKEGVVQLSGSVSSEAHRKALVVAAQNVPGVKAVEDRMDVIDYRAEGQLLD, encoded by the coding sequence ATGCAGGCCAGCGATATCATGACGCGGCAGGTCATAACCATAGATGCCGACAGCACGGTCGCGGAGGCGGCCAAGCGCATGCTCGACCATCACATCAGCGGCATGCCCGTGGTGGACGGGGAGGGCCGCGTGGTCGGGATCATCAGCGAGGGCGATCTTCTGCGCCGGTCCGAGATCAACACGGCCCACGATGCTTCCGGCCGGCGCAAATCATGGTGGCTCGGCTTCTTCGCCGGCCCTTTCGCGCAGCAGCCCGAGGAACTGGCGGACGCCTACGCCAAGGAACACAGCCGTGCCGTGCGGGACGTCATGACCCGCAACGTCGCCTGCGTGAATGACGCCGCCTCGCTGGAGGAGGTGGTCAGCACGATGGAGAGCCGGCGGATCAAGCGCGTTCCGGTCGTGAGCGATCACCGTATCGTCGGGATCATCAGCCGGGCGAACGTGATGCGGGTCCTGACCTCGACGGCGCCGGCCATCCCGATGCCGACCACCGACGACCGGCGCCTGCGCGAGAGCGTCATCGAAACGTTCAGGGCGCAGTCCTGGGCGCCCGAGTTCGGGGAGAACGTCGTCGTGAAGGAGGGCGTCGTGCAACTCTCGGGGAGCGTCAGTTCCGAGGCCCACCGCAAGGCGCTGGTGGTCGCGGCGCAGAACGTTCCCGGCGTCAAGGCCGTCGAGGACAGGATGGACGTGATCGATTATCGCGCCGAGGGACAGCTGCTCGATTGA
- a CDS encoding extracellular solute-binding protein has product MASAAEAGSTPGLSRLFAIGEGDDGQYPIGFQHFEYVNPNAPKSGTLRLSQIGSFSNLQPFSIRPCGAEADLLYDRLFVSPRDDPLTAYPLVARSVAIADDRSSAVFTLNPLARWHDGSPVTAEDVVFTYELLTSSERALPYFRIAYKDVTGAEAIDPLSVKFSFVPENAQSTVFMIASMHVLPKHYYTERKFGTDTLEPPLGSGPYRIEQVLPGRRIVYRRVADYWAQNLPVRRGMYNFDTWTVDYYRDVNARSQAFMAGLIDMVVEFNPARWSLYDGVPDRSGLPVVKAEAPLRGALGSMNFVFNLRRPPFDDRLVREAVTQLFDHEWINRVLQGGWTQRNYSQFPNSDLAAAGKPTPAELTLLLPWKSHLRSEILEEAYLPPAGGGSGYQRDARREAFDLFGKAGYHVRDGLLVDGTGRQLSIEIMTAGPESRNVLLAFVASLRRAGIDARLRLVETAQFEQRSRSDFDFDMAFQFSRSTDLPGPEMAHYWGSPFANERFTVNVAGVQDPVVDDLVARIGSASSREDLIAASRALDRVLMWNAYILPGWYIGTVHYAYWDRLSRPARMAGSAVPDDVGWPAVETWWEKQ; this is encoded by the coding sequence ATGGCTTCCGCGGCGGAGGCGGGTTCGACGCCTGGTCTGTCAAGGCTGTTCGCCATCGGGGAAGGAGACGACGGGCAGTATCCGATCGGGTTTCAGCATTTCGAATATGTCAATCCGAACGCGCCCAAGTCGGGCACGCTGCGTCTCTCGCAGATCGGGTCGTTCAGCAACCTTCAGCCCTTCTCCATCCGTCCCTGCGGGGCGGAGGCCGATCTGCTCTATGACCGGCTGTTCGTCTCGCCGCGCGACGATCCCCTGACCGCCTATCCGCTCGTCGCCAGGAGCGTGGCGATCGCGGACGATCGGTCCTCCGCGGTGTTCACCCTGAACCCGCTGGCGCGCTGGCACGACGGCAGCCCCGTCACCGCCGAGGACGTCGTCTTCACCTACGAACTCCTGACCAGCAGCGAGAGAGCGCTTCCGTATTTTCGCATCGCTTACAAGGACGTCACCGGTGCCGAAGCCATCGACCCCCTCTCGGTGAAATTCTCCTTCGTGCCCGAGAACGCCCAAAGCACGGTCTTCATGATCGCGAGCATGCACGTGCTGCCGAAGCATTACTACACGGAGCGCAAGTTCGGGACCGACACCCTGGAGCCGCCGCTCGGGAGCGGCCCCTACCGGATCGAGCAGGTCCTGCCGGGAAGACGGATCGTCTATCGCCGGGTGGCGGATTACTGGGCGCAGAATCTGCCGGTCCGCAGGGGCATGTACAATTTCGATACGTGGACCGTCGACTACTACCGCGACGTCAATGCCAGATCCCAGGCTTTCATGGCCGGCCTGATCGACATGGTCGTCGAGTTCAACCCGGCCCGCTGGTCCCTCTACGACGGGGTCCCGGACAGGAGCGGCCTGCCGGTGGTCAAGGCCGAAGCCCCGCTTCGCGGAGCCTTGGGCAGCATGAATTTCGTCTTCAACCTGCGCAGGCCCCCGTTCGACGACAGGCTGGTCCGGGAAGCGGTCACGCAGCTCTTCGATCACGAGTGGATCAACAGGGTTCTCCAGGGCGGCTGGACGCAACGCAACTACAGCCAGTTTCCCAACTCCGACCTGGCCGCCGCGGGGAAACCGACGCCGGCCGAACTGACCCTCCTCCTGCCCTGGAAATCCCATCTCAGAAGCGAGATCCTCGAAGAGGCCTATCTCCCGCCGGCCGGCGGCGGCAGCGGCTACCAGCGCGACGCGCGGCGCGAGGCCTTCGACCTGTTCGGCAAGGCTGGCTATCACGTCCGGGACGGCCTGCTGGTGGACGGCACGGGCAGGCAGCTTTCGATCGAGATCATGACGGCCGGCCCGGAATCCCGGAATGTCCTCCTTGCGTTCGTGGCCAGCCTGCGCAGGGCGGGGATCGATGCCCGGCTGCGGCTGGTCGAGACGGCCCAGTTCGAGCAGAGGTCCCGATCCGATTTCGATTTCGACATGGCGTTCCAGTTCTCCCGGTCCACCGACCTGCCCGGGCCCGAGATGGCGCATTACTGGGGTTCCCCGTTCGCCAACGAACGGTTCACCGTCAACGTCGCGGGCGTGCAGGATCCGGTCGTGGACGACCTGGTCGCCAGGATCGGAAGCGCCTCGTCGCGCGAAGACCTGATCGCGGCCAGCCGCGCCCTGGACCGCGTCCTGATGTGGAACGCCTATATCCTGCCCGGCTGGTATATCGGCACGGTCCATTATGCCTACTGGGACCGGTTGAGCCGTCCGGCCCGCATGGCGGGATCGGCCGTCCCCGACGATGTCGGCTGGCCCGCGGTCGAGACCTGGTGGGAAAAGCAGTGA
- a CDS encoding DUF4142 domain-containing protein, with amino-acid sequence MPSLMRPGTVSALTIAIAGAGIPASFPALAQESPPQAQEQTLHLDEMLVQEAIQRGLAEIEMARLAEERAEADAVHSFAELMLEQHGKLNERLIQAAREIGAEIPSGPNESEASVIGRLKTLRGAAFDEVYAVGVAQDHMRHHNLYARLAGYASAPVLRRIGAEAVPVLEEHLAAAQALRVEVRPIAQGPLGAVPDQAAEPSEATPQRRQAPYSDEAEGAEP; translated from the coding sequence ATGCCAAGCTTGATGCGCCCGGGCACGGTGAGCGCCCTCACCATCGCAATTGCCGGTGCGGGGATTCCGGCGAGTTTCCCGGCACTGGCCCAGGAATCCCCTCCCCAGGCGCAGGAGCAGACCCTTCATCTGGACGAGATGCTGGTCCAGGAAGCCATCCAGCGGGGTCTGGCGGAGATCGAGATGGCCAGGCTCGCCGAAGAGCGCGCCGAGGCGGACGCGGTGCATTCCTTCGCCGAACTCATGCTGGAACAACATGGAAAGCTGAACGAGCGGCTGATCCAGGCGGCACGCGAAATCGGCGCCGAGATACCCTCCGGCCCGAACGAGAGCGAGGCGTCGGTCATCGGGCGGCTGAAGACGCTCCGAGGTGCCGCCTTCGACGAGGTCTATGCGGTGGGCGTCGCCCAGGACCACATGCGGCACCATAACTTGTACGCGCGCCTGGCGGGGTACGCTTCCGCTCCGGTCCTGCGGCGGATCGGCGCGGAAGCGGTGCCGGTGCTGGAGGAGCACCTGGCCGCGGCACAGGCGTTGCGGGTCGAGGTCCGGCCGATCGCCCAGGGTCCGCTCGGGGCGGTGCCCGACCAGGCTGCCGAGCCGAGCGAGGCGACCCCGCAACGGCGGCAGGCCCCCTATTCGGACGAGGCCGAGGGGGCCGAGCCCTGA
- a CDS encoding NapC/NirT family cytochrome c, which produces MKLPGFLVHPWRTFSSPSRYLSLGFLTLGGFAAGVIFWGGFNTALEATNREAFCIGCHEMNANVYEELKTTIHFSNRSGVRATCPDCHVPHEWTDKIARKMQASKEVWGKIFGTIDTRDKFVAMRRELAEHEWARLKANNSLECRNCHSAESMDITKQGARAARVHQAYLFTGERTCIDCHKGIAHQLPNMDGVPPGWSEVDAGKGTLGHWLAEAER; this is translated from the coding sequence ATGAAGCTGCCGGGATTCCTGGTGCATCCGTGGCGCACCTTCTCCAGTCCCAGCCGGTATCTCAGCCTCGGCTTCCTGACGCTCGGCGGGTTCGCCGCCGGCGTCATCTTCTGGGGCGGCTTCAACACGGCCCTGGAGGCGACCAACCGGGAGGCGTTCTGCATCGGCTGCCACGAGATGAACGCCAACGTCTACGAGGAGCTGAAGACGACGATCCACTTCTCCAACCGGTCCGGCGTGCGGGCGACCTGTCCCGACTGCCACGTGCCTCACGAATGGACGGACAAGATCGCCCGGAAGATGCAGGCGTCCAAGGAGGTCTGGGGCAAGATCTTCGGCACCATCGATACGCGCGACAAGTTCGTCGCCATGCGGCGCGAGCTGGCCGAGCACGAGTGGGCCAGGCTGAAGGCCAACAACTCGCTGGAATGCCGGAACTGCCACTCGGCGGAATCCATGGACATCACCAAGCAGGGCGCCAGGGCGGCCCGGGTTCACCAGGCATACCTGTTCACGGGCGAGCGCACCTGCATCGACTGCCACAAGGGCATCGCGCACCAGCTGCCCAACATGGACGGCGTGCCGCCGGGCTGGAGCGAGGTGGACGCCGGCAAGGGAACGCTGGGCCACTGGCTGGCGGAAGCGGAACGGTAG
- a CDS encoding nitrate reductase cytochrome c-type subunit has translation MRVLFYAALAALPVLVPAVISAQQPIQTPFRPPVTFTDELPAPPIPADVTDDRRVSRNYPEQPPVIPHNVRDYQINLNTNRCLTCHSRQFTEAVQAPMISITHYMDRDGQMLGQVSPRRYFCMQCHVPQTAAQPFVPNEFKDIDSLISRPSGGGENK, from the coding sequence ATGAGAGTACTCTTCTACGCCGCCCTCGCGGCACTCCCGGTGCTGGTGCCGGCCGTCATCTCGGCCCAGCAGCCGATCCAGACCCCGTTCCGCCCGCCGGTCACGTTCACCGACGAGCTGCCGGCCCCCCCGATCCCGGCGGACGTGACCGACGACCGCAGGGTTTCAAGGAACTATCCGGAGCAGCCCCCGGTGATCCCGCACAATGTGCGCGACTACCAGATCAACCTGAACACCAACCGCTGCCTGACTTGCCACAGCCGGCAGTTCACCGAGGCGGTGCAGGCGCCGATGATCAGCATCACCCACTACATGGACCGCGACGGCCAGATGCTGGGGCAGGTGTCGCCGCGCCGGTACTTCTGCATGCAGTGCCACGTTCCCCAGACCGCGGCGCAGCCCTTCGTGCCGAACGAGTTCAAGGATATCGACAGCCTGATCAGCAGGCCCTCCGGCGGGGGTGAGAACAAATGA
- the napA gene encoding periplasmic nitrate reductase subunit alpha — translation MKLTRRDYIKANAAAAAAAAAQISLPAAAQQSLVAGQDAKLKWSKAPCRFCGTGCGVMVAVKDDRVVATHGDIKAEVNRGLNCVKGYFLSKIMYGQDRLTTPMLRMRNGEYHKDGEFQPVSWERAFDEMARQWKRVLKEKGPTAVGMFGSGQWTIWEGYTASKLMRAGFRSNNLDPNARHCMASAAVAFIRTFGMDEPMGCYDDIEAADAFVLWGSNMAEMHPILWTRVTDRRISAPHVKVAVLSTFEHRSYELADVPMVFKPGTDLAILNFIANHIIQTGRVNREFVDKHCNFRMGQTDIGYGLRPEHVLEVRATGAKEATASTPSSFDEFAKLVATYTADYTAELTGVPKERLLALAELYADPRTKVMSFWTMGFNQHVRGVWANHMIYNIHLLTGKISEPGNSPFSLTGQPSACGTAREVGTFSHRLPADMQVTNPEHRKKTEEIWKLPAGLLPDKPGYHAVQQDRMLKDGKLNAYWIQVNNNLQAAPNSDNETYVGYRNPDNFIVVSDAYPTVTAMAADLVLPAAMWVEKEGAYGNAERRTHFWHQLVPAPGEARSDLWQMMEFSKRFTTDEVWPAETLDRNPEYRGKTLFDVLFANGEVNRFPLEDMDPEYENREARAFGFYVQKGLFEEYASFGRHHGHDLADFDEYHKVRGMRWPVVDNQETRWRYREGLDPYVKPGEGIRFYGNPDGRAIIFGFPYEPPAEAPDAEYDLWLVTGRVLEHWHSGSMTMRVPELYKAVPMALVYMHPDDAAARKLRRGSEVLVQSRRGEVRLRVETRGRNKPPRGLVFVPWFDSTRLINKVTLDATDPISKQTDFKKCAVRITAV, via the coding sequence GTGAAACTGACGCGAAGAGACTACATCAAGGCCAACGCGGCCGCGGCGGCCGCGGCCGCGGCCCAGATCAGCCTTCCGGCCGCAGCCCAGCAGTCCCTGGTCGCCGGGCAGGACGCGAAGCTCAAATGGTCCAAGGCGCCCTGCCGGTTCTGCGGCACGGGCTGCGGCGTCATGGTCGCGGTCAAGGACGACCGCGTGGTCGCCACCCACGGCGACATCAAGGCCGAGGTCAACCGGGGCCTGAACTGCGTGAAAGGGTACTTCCTGTCCAAGATCATGTACGGACAGGACCGCCTGACGACGCCGATGCTGCGCATGCGGAACGGCGAGTACCACAAGGACGGCGAGTTCCAGCCGGTGTCGTGGGAGCGCGCCTTCGACGAGATGGCCCGCCAGTGGAAGCGGGTGCTGAAGGAGAAGGGGCCGACGGCGGTCGGCATGTTCGGATCGGGGCAGTGGACGATCTGGGAAGGCTATACCGCGAGCAAGCTGATGCGCGCCGGCTTCCGCTCCAACAACCTGGACCCCAACGCCCGCCACTGCATGGCCTCGGCGGCCGTCGCCTTCATCCGGACCTTCGGCATGGACGAGCCGATGGGCTGCTACGACGACATCGAGGCGGCCGACGCCTTCGTCCTGTGGGGCTCCAACATGGCGGAGATGCATCCGATCCTGTGGACCCGGGTGACGGACCGCCGGATCTCGGCGCCCCACGTCAAGGTCGCCGTGCTGTCCACCTTCGAGCACCGCAGCTACGAGCTGGCCGACGTGCCGATGGTGTTCAAGCCGGGCACCGACCTGGCGATCCTCAACTTCATCGCCAATCACATCATCCAAACCGGCCGGGTCAACCGGGAGTTCGTCGACAAGCACTGCAACTTCCGCATGGGCCAGACGGACATCGGCTACGGCCTGCGGCCGGAGCACGTGCTGGAGGTCAGGGCGACCGGGGCGAAGGAGGCGACCGCCTCGACGCCCAGCAGCTTCGACGAGTTCGCCAAGCTGGTCGCCACCTATACGGCGGACTACACGGCGGAACTGACCGGCGTTCCCAAGGAGCGCCTGCTGGCCCTGGCCGAGCTGTACGCCGATCCCAGGACCAAGGTCATGTCGTTCTGGACCATGGGGTTCAACCAGCACGTCCGCGGCGTCTGGGCCAACCACATGATCTACAACATCCATCTGCTGACCGGGAAGATCTCGGAGCCGGGCAACAGCCCGTTCTCCCTGACCGGCCAGCCCTCGGCCTGCGGCACCGCGCGCGAGGTCGGGACCTTCTCCCACCGCCTGCCGGCCGACATGCAGGTGACCAACCCGGAGCACCGGAAGAAGACCGAGGAGATCTGGAAGCTGCCGGCGGGGCTGCTGCCGGACAAGCCGGGATACCACGCGGTCCAGCAGGACCGCATGCTGAAGGACGGCAAGCTCAACGCCTACTGGATCCAGGTCAACAACAACCTCCAGGCGGCACCCAACTCCGACAACGAGACCTATGTCGGCTACCGGAACCCGGACAACTTCATCGTGGTGTCGGACGCCTATCCGACCGTGACCGCGATGGCGGCGGACCTGGTGCTGCCGGCCGCCATGTGGGTCGAGAAGGAAGGCGCCTACGGCAACGCCGAGCGGCGCACCCACTTCTGGCACCAGCTCGTCCCGGCACCGGGCGAGGCCCGCTCCGACCTGTGGCAGATGATGGAGTTCTCGAAAAGGTTCACGACCGACGAGGTGTGGCCGGCCGAGACGCTGGACCGGAACCCGGAATACCGGGGGAAGACGCTGTTCGACGTGCTGTTCGCCAACGGTGAGGTAAACAGGTTCCCGCTGGAGGACATGGACCCCGAGTACGAGAACCGGGAGGCCCGGGCCTTCGGGTTCTATGTCCAGAAGGGCCTGTTCGAGGAATACGCCTCGTTCGGCCGCCATCACGGGCACGACCTGGCCGACTTCGACGAGTACCACAAGGTCCGCGGCATGCGCTGGCCCGTCGTGGACAACCAGGAGACCCGCTGGCGCTACCGGGAGGGCCTGGACCCCTACGTGAAGCCGGGAGAGGGCATCCGCTTCTACGGCAACCCCGACGGCCGCGCGATCATCTTCGGTTTCCCGTACGAACCGCCGGCCGAGGCGCCGGATGCGGAATACGACCTGTGGCTGGTCACCGGCCGGGTGCTGGAGCACTGGCATTCCGGGTCCATGACCATGCGGGTGCCCGAACTCTACAAGGCGGTGCCCATGGCGCTGGTCTACATGCACCCGGACGACGCCGCGGCCCGCAAGCTGCGCCGGGGTTCCGAAGTGCTGGTCCAGTCGCGCCGGGGCGAGGTCCGCCTGCGCGTCGAGACCCGGGGGCGCAACAAGCCGCCGCGCGGCCTGGTCTTCGTGCCCTGGTTCGACAGCACCCGCCTGATCAACAAGGTGACGCTGGACGCCACCGATCCGATCTCCAAGCAGACCGACTTCAAGAAATGCGCGGTCAGGATAACCGCGGTGTAA
- a CDS encoding chaperone NapD, whose translation MSDEVHISSLVVQALPEFMDAARGAVSAMPGIEVHAAEAGKMVVTLETADEGEIVARISEISLLDGVMAVNMVFHQVDGHQVDGPDAAD comes from the coding sequence ATGTCCGATGAAGTCCATATCTCGAGCCTGGTCGTCCAGGCTCTCCCGGAGTTCATGGATGCCGCCAGGGGAGCCGTTTCGGCTATGCCCGGGATCGAGGTCCACGCCGCGGAGGCGGGGAAGATGGTGGTCACGCTGGAGACCGCCGACGAGGGGGAAATCGTCGCCCGGATCAGCGAGATCAGCCTGCTGGACGGGGTCATGGCGGTCAACATGGTCTTCCATCAGGTGGACGGGCACCAGGTGGACGGGCCGGATGCGGCGGATTGA
- the napF gene encoding ferredoxin-type protein NapF gives MSENRIDPGRRGLLRGRLRRGPVPVRPPYASDARVLDACVRCGACADACPEGIVAAGDGGYPEVDFRNGECTFCGDCAEACPVPVFDLTQGAPWFQAATIADTCFARMGIVCQSCRDACPTGAINFTIGRGGPSRPDVDASACTGCGACVSPCPAGAVTVVSAGGQEGTSNVR, from the coding sequence ATGTCCGAGAACAGGATCGATCCCGGGCGGCGCGGCTTGCTGAGAGGACGGCTGCGGCGCGGGCCGGTGCCCGTGCGGCCGCCTTACGCCTCCGATGCGCGCGTGCTCGACGCCTGCGTTCGATGCGGAGCGTGCGCGGACGCCTGTCCGGAAGGCATCGTCGCGGCGGGCGACGGGGGATACCCGGAGGTCGATTTCCGGAACGGCGAATGCACCTTCTGCGGCGACTGCGCCGAGGCCTGCCCGGTCCCCGTGTTCGACCTGACGCAGGGGGCTCCCTGGTTCCAGGCAGCAACCATCGCCGATACCTGCTTCGCCAGGATGGGGATCGTCTGCCAGAGCTGCCGCGACGCGTGCCCGACCGGCGCGATCAATTTCACCATCGGGCGGGGCGGCCCGTCCCGGCCCGATGTGGACGCGTCAGCCTGTACCGGATGCGGTGCGTGCGTTTCCCCGTGTCCGGCCGGGGCGGTGACGGTCGTTTCCGCAGGGGGCCAAGAGGGAACAAGCAATGTCCGATGA
- the napE gene encoding periplasmic nitrate reductase, NapE protein codes for MEGAVKRREILMFLLLAFVIWPFVAVAVVGGYGFIVWMYQLVAGPPGPPPV; via the coding sequence GTGGAGGGGGCCGTCAAGCGGCGGGAGATCCTCATGTTCCTGCTTCTCGCCTTCGTCATCTGGCCGTTCGTGGCCGTGGCGGTCGTGGGGGGCTATGGCTTCATCGTCTGGATGTACCAGCTCGTCGCCGGACCTCCGGGGCCGCCGCCGGTCTAG